From one Populus alba chromosome 17, ASM523922v2, whole genome shotgun sequence genomic stretch:
- the LOC118048516 gene encoding uncharacterized protein isoform X2 gives MVMVMRSISSCLTLSQTPPPPLRPRASNHLSTQKQCKRNSRNYCSTRPQILSPPPLSRDALGFRVFVLSDLHTDYPENMNWVKSLSTKAYKNDLLLLAGDVAETYHNFYSTMSLLKDRFQHVFYVPGNHDLWCRSEPDGHPYYLDSLDKLNKLLDACRGLGVQTRPMVLYGLGIVPLFSWYHESFDREMDIAGIRIPSLEMVCKDFHACKWPREISNRSTSLASYFDAMNEENEDAVKLIKNTCTQIITFSHFLPRQELCPEKRMLFYPNLPKIIGSDFLEVRIRSIHGSEGNASACHVFGHTHFCWDSVLDGIRYIQAPLAYPRERKRRMNGGETWLPFCVYSGGKFADRLSPCYWSDYYAAHPRAPHVTELAPWVARFYNRA, from the exons atggtgatggtgatgaggTCTATCTCTTCTTGCCTGACCTTATCTCagacaccaccaccacctctccGACCCCGTGCCTCTAATCATCTCTCCACACAAAAACAATGCAAGAGAAACTCGAGGAATTATTGCAGTACGAGGCCCCAAATActgtctcctcctcctctttctaGGGATGCTTTAGGCTTCAGGGTCTTCGTGCTTTCTGATTTACACACCGACTACCCAGAGAACATGAATTGGGTTAAGTCCTTATCAACTAAGGCCTACAAAaatgatcttcttcttcttgctggCGATGTCGCTGAGACTTACCACAACTTTTACTCTACCATGTCCCTTCTCAAGGATAGATTTCAACATGTCTTCTATGTTCCTGGGAATCATGATCTTTGGTGTCGCTCGGAGCCTGACGGCCACCCATATTAT CTTGATTCTCTAGACAAGCTGAATAAATTGCTTGATGCATGTAGAGGACTTGGAGTTCAAACCAGACCAATGGTGTTATATGGCCTCGGAATCGTGCCTTTGTTTTCTTGGTACCATGAG AGTTTTGATAGAGAGATGGACATTGCTGGCATACGAATTCCTTCTTTGGAGATG GTATGCAAGGACTTTCATGCATGCAAATGGCCAAGGGAAATATCAAACAGATCAACCTCTCTTGCCTCGTACTTTGATGCAATGAATGAAGAAAATGAGGACGCAgtcaagttaataaaaaatacatgcacTCAAATAATTACATTCTCTCACTTTCTTCCCAG GCAAGAACTCTGTCCAGAGAAAAGGATGCTATTTTATCCAAACCTTCCAAAAATCATTGGTTCTGATTTTCTCGAGGTTCGCATAAGGTCAATACATGGAAGTGAGGGGAATGCTTCTGCATGCCATGTGTTTGGTCATACGCATTTTTGCTGGGATTCTGTGCTTGATGGTATAAG GTATATACAGGCACCTTTGGCTTACCCTAGAGAAAGGAAGAGAAGGATGAATGGAGGTGAAACTTGGCTGCCATTTTGTGTCTATTCTGGTGGGAAGTTTGCAGATAGACTATCACCTTGTTATTGGTCTGATTATTATGCCGCTCATCCAAGAGCACCTCATGTCACTGAACTTGCTCCTTGGGTAGCCAGATTCTATAACCGAGCATAA
- the LOC118048516 gene encoding uncharacterized protein isoform X1: MVMVMRSISSCLTLSQTPPPPLRPRASNHLSTQKQCKRNSRNYCSTRPQILSPPPLSRDALGFRVFVLSDLHTDYPENMNWVKSLSTKAYKNDLLLLAGDVAETYHNFYSTMSLLKDRFQHVFYVPGNHDLWCRSEPDGHPYYLDSLDKLNKLLDACRGLGVQTRPMVLYGLGIVPLFSWYHESFDREMDIAGIRIPSLEMVCKDFHACKWPREISNRSTSLASYFDAMNEENEDAVKLIKNTCTQIITFSHFLPRVHHLSRPFLKPRQELCPEKRMLFYPNLPKIIGSDFLEVRIRSIHGSEGNASACHVFGHTHFCWDSVLDGIRYIQAPLAYPRERKRRMNGGETWLPFCVYSGGKFADRLSPCYWSDYYAAHPRAPHVTELAPWVARFYNRA; the protein is encoded by the exons atggtgatggtgatgaggTCTATCTCTTCTTGCCTGACCTTATCTCagacaccaccaccacctctccGACCCCGTGCCTCTAATCATCTCTCCACACAAAAACAATGCAAGAGAAACTCGAGGAATTATTGCAGTACGAGGCCCCAAATActgtctcctcctcctctttctaGGGATGCTTTAGGCTTCAGGGTCTTCGTGCTTTCTGATTTACACACCGACTACCCAGAGAACATGAATTGGGTTAAGTCCTTATCAACTAAGGCCTACAAAaatgatcttcttcttcttgctggCGATGTCGCTGAGACTTACCACAACTTTTACTCTACCATGTCCCTTCTCAAGGATAGATTTCAACATGTCTTCTATGTTCCTGGGAATCATGATCTTTGGTGTCGCTCGGAGCCTGACGGCCACCCATATTAT CTTGATTCTCTAGACAAGCTGAATAAATTGCTTGATGCATGTAGAGGACTTGGAGTTCAAACCAGACCAATGGTGTTATATGGCCTCGGAATCGTGCCTTTGTTTTCTTGGTACCATGAG AGTTTTGATAGAGAGATGGACATTGCTGGCATACGAATTCCTTCTTTGGAGATG GTATGCAAGGACTTTCATGCATGCAAATGGCCAAGGGAAATATCAAACAGATCAACCTCTCTTGCCTCGTACTTTGATGCAATGAATGAAGAAAATGAGGACGCAgtcaagttaataaaaaatacatgcacTCAAATAATTACATTCTCTCACTTTCTTCCCAG AGTACATCATTTGTCCCGCCCTTTTCTTAAACCCAGGCAAGAACTCTGTCCAGAGAAAAGGATGCTATTTTATCCAAACCTTCCAAAAATCATTGGTTCTGATTTTCTCGAGGTTCGCATAAGGTCAATACATGGAAGTGAGGGGAATGCTTCTGCATGCCATGTGTTTGGTCATACGCATTTTTGCTGGGATTCTGTGCTTGATGGTATAAG GTATATACAGGCACCTTTGGCTTACCCTAGAGAAAGGAAGAGAAGGATGAATGGAGGTGAAACTTGGCTGCCATTTTGTGTCTATTCTGGTGGGAAGTTTGCAGATAGACTATCACCTTGTTATTGGTCTGATTATTATGCCGCTCATCCAAGAGCACCTCATGTCACTGAACTTGCTCCTTGGGTAGCCAGATTCTATAACCGAGCATAA
- the LOC118048516 gene encoding uncharacterized protein isoform X4 produces the protein MSSMFLGIMIFGVARSLTATHIINAFQLDSLDKLNKLLDACRGLGVQTRPMVLYGLGIVPLFSWYHESFDREMDIAGIRIPSLEMVCKDFHACKWPREISNRSTSLASYFDAMNEENEDAVKLIKNTCTQIITFSHFLPRVHHLSRPFLKPRQELCPEKRMLFYPNLPKIIGSDFLEVRIRSIHGSEGNASACHVFGHTHFCWDSVLDGIRYIQAPLAYPRERKRRMNGGETWLPFCVYSGGKFADRLSPCYWSDYYAAHPRAPHVTELAPWVARFYNRA, from the exons ATGTCTTCTATGTTCCTGGGAATCATGATCTTTGGTGTCGCTCGGAGCCTGACGGCCACCCATATTAT AAATGCATTTCAGCTTGATTCTCTAGACAAGCTGAATAAATTGCTTGATGCATGTAGAGGACTTGGAGTTCAAACCAGACCAATGGTGTTATATGGCCTCGGAATCGTGCCTTTGTTTTCTTGGTACCATGAG AGTTTTGATAGAGAGATGGACATTGCTGGCATACGAATTCCTTCTTTGGAGATG GTATGCAAGGACTTTCATGCATGCAAATGGCCAAGGGAAATATCAAACAGATCAACCTCTCTTGCCTCGTACTTTGATGCAATGAATGAAGAAAATGAGGACGCAgtcaagttaataaaaaatacatgcacTCAAATAATTACATTCTCTCACTTTCTTCCCAG AGTACATCATTTGTCCCGCCCTTTTCTTAAACCCAGGCAAGAACTCTGTCCAGAGAAAAGGATGCTATTTTATCCAAACCTTCCAAAAATCATTGGTTCTGATTTTCTCGAGGTTCGCATAAGGTCAATACATGGAAGTGAGGGGAATGCTTCTGCATGCCATGTGTTTGGTCATACGCATTTTTGCTGGGATTCTGTGCTTGATGGTATAAG GTATATACAGGCACCTTTGGCTTACCCTAGAGAAAGGAAGAGAAGGATGAATGGAGGTGAAACTTGGCTGCCATTTTGTGTCTATTCTGGTGGGAAGTTTGCAGATAGACTATCACCTTGTTATTGGTCTGATTATTATGCCGCTCATCCAAGAGCACCTCATGTCACTGAACTTGCTCCTTGGGTAGCCAGATTCTATAACCGAGCATAA
- the LOC118048516 gene encoding uncharacterized protein isoform X3, whose protein sequence is MVMVMRSISSCLTLSQTPPPPLRPRASNHLSTQKQCKRNSRNYCSTRPQILSPPPLSRDALGFRVFVLSDLHTDYPENMNWVKSLSTKAYKNDLLLLAGDVAETYHNFYSTMSLLKDRFQHVFYVPGNHDLWCRSEPDGHPYYLDSLDKLNKLLDACRGLGVQTRPMVLYGLGIVPLFSWYHESFDREMDIAGIRIPSLEMVCKDFHACKWPREISNRSTSLASYFDAMNEENEDAVKLIKNTCTQIITFSHFLPRYIQAPLAYPRERKRRMNGGETWLPFCVYSGGKFADRLSPCYWSDYYAAHPRAPHVTELAPWVARFYNRA, encoded by the exons atggtgatggtgatgaggTCTATCTCTTCTTGCCTGACCTTATCTCagacaccaccaccacctctccGACCCCGTGCCTCTAATCATCTCTCCACACAAAAACAATGCAAGAGAAACTCGAGGAATTATTGCAGTACGAGGCCCCAAATActgtctcctcctcctctttctaGGGATGCTTTAGGCTTCAGGGTCTTCGTGCTTTCTGATTTACACACCGACTACCCAGAGAACATGAATTGGGTTAAGTCCTTATCAACTAAGGCCTACAAAaatgatcttcttcttcttgctggCGATGTCGCTGAGACTTACCACAACTTTTACTCTACCATGTCCCTTCTCAAGGATAGATTTCAACATGTCTTCTATGTTCCTGGGAATCATGATCTTTGGTGTCGCTCGGAGCCTGACGGCCACCCATATTAT CTTGATTCTCTAGACAAGCTGAATAAATTGCTTGATGCATGTAGAGGACTTGGAGTTCAAACCAGACCAATGGTGTTATATGGCCTCGGAATCGTGCCTTTGTTTTCTTGGTACCATGAG AGTTTTGATAGAGAGATGGACATTGCTGGCATACGAATTCCTTCTTTGGAGATG GTATGCAAGGACTTTCATGCATGCAAATGGCCAAGGGAAATATCAAACAGATCAACCTCTCTTGCCTCGTACTTTGATGCAATGAATGAAGAAAATGAGGACGCAgtcaagttaataaaaaatacatgcacTCAAATAATTACATTCTCTCACTTTCTTCCCAG GTATATACAGGCACCTTTGGCTTACCCTAGAGAAAGGAAGAGAAGGATGAATGGAGGTGAAACTTGGCTGCCATTTTGTGTCTATTCTGGTGGGAAGTTTGCAGATAGACTATCACCTTGTTATTGGTCTGATTATTATGCCGCTCATCCAAGAGCACCTCATGTCACTGAACTTGCTCCTTGGGTAGCCAGATTCTATAACCGAGCATAA